A stretch of the Serratia marcescens genome encodes the following:
- the mazG gene encoding nucleoside triphosphate pyrophosphohydrolase — MTQSTPLQRLLNIMKTLRDPQIGCSWDRKQTFSTIAPYTLEETYEVLDAIERQDYADLRDELGDLLFQVVFYAQMGQEQGLFDFDEVCTAISDKLERRHPHIFGDAEGGDSEAVAARWEQLKAGERAEKELHSVLDDIPQALPALMKAHKIQKRCASVGFDWNTLGPVLDKVYEEIDEVMHEARQAVVDESKLEEEIGDLLFATVNLSRHLGHKAENALQAANRKFERRFRQVEAIVKQNGLRLEDATLEQMEEAWQQVKRQES; from the coding sequence ATGACCCAATCCACTCCGCTGCAGCGCCTGCTGAACATCATGAAAACGCTGCGCGACCCGCAGATCGGCTGCTCGTGGGACCGCAAGCAAACTTTCTCCACCATTGCGCCTTATACGTTGGAAGAGACTTACGAAGTGCTGGACGCCATCGAGCGGCAGGACTACGCCGATCTGCGCGACGAGCTGGGCGACTTGCTGTTTCAGGTGGTGTTCTACGCCCAGATGGGGCAGGAACAGGGGCTATTCGATTTCGATGAGGTGTGCACCGCCATCAGCGACAAGCTGGAGCGCCGTCACCCGCACATCTTCGGCGATGCCGAGGGCGGAGACAGCGAAGCCGTGGCGGCGCGCTGGGAGCAGCTGAAGGCCGGCGAGCGCGCCGAAAAAGAGTTGCACTCGGTGCTGGACGACATTCCGCAGGCGCTGCCGGCGTTGATGAAAGCGCACAAGATCCAAAAACGCTGCGCCTCGGTCGGCTTCGACTGGAACACCCTGGGCCCGGTGCTGGATAAAGTGTACGAAGAGATCGACGAAGTGATGCACGAAGCCCGCCAGGCGGTGGTCGACGAGAGCAAGCTGGAGGAGGAGATCGGCGATCTGCTGTTCGCCACGGTGAACCTGTCGCGCCATTTAGGCCACAAGGCAGAGAACGCGCTGCAGGCGGCGAACCGCAAGTTCGAGCGCCGTTTCCGCCAGGTGGAAGCGATCGTAAAGCAAAACGGGCTGCGGCTTGAAGACGCCACGCTGGAGCAGATGGAAGAGGCCTGGCAGCAGGTGAAACGTCAGGAAAGTTGA
- the pyrG gene encoding glutamine hydrolyzing CTP synthase — MTTNYIFVTGGVVSSLGKGIAAASLAAILEARGLNVTIMKLDPYINVDPGTMSPIQHGEVFVTEDGAETDLDLGHYERFIRTKMSRRNNFTTGRIYSDVLRKERRGDYLGATVQVIPHITNAIKERIIEGGEGHDVVLVEIGGTVGDIESLPFLEAIRQMAVEVGREHTLYMHLTLVPYMAAAGEVKTKPTQHSVKELLSIGIQPDVLICRSDRAVPANERAKIALFCNVPEKAVISLKDVDSIYKIPGLLKSQGLDDYICKRFSLNAPEANLAEWEQVIYEEANPGGEVTIGMVGKYVELPDAYKSVIEALKHGGLKNRLTVNIKLIDSQDVETRGVEVLKGLDAILIPGGFGYRGVEGKVMTARYARENNIPYLGICLGMQVALMEFARNVAGMENANSTEFMPDCKYPVVALITEWRDEEGNVEVRSEESDLGGTMRVGGQQCNLSDNSLVRQLYGEPTIVERHRHRYEVNNMLLKQIEAAGLRVAGRSADNKLVEIIELPNHPWFVACQFHPEFTSTPRDGHPLFAGFVKAAGEHQKRQVK; from the coding sequence ATGACAACTAATTATATTTTTGTGACCGGCGGGGTCGTATCCTCTCTGGGTAAAGGCATTGCCGCAGCCTCTCTGGCGGCTATTCTTGAAGCCCGTGGCCTCAACGTTACCATCATGAAACTGGACCCGTACATCAACGTGGATCCGGGCACCATGAGCCCGATTCAGCATGGGGAAGTTTTCGTCACCGAAGACGGCGCAGAAACCGATCTGGATTTGGGTCACTACGAGCGCTTCATCCGCACCAAAATGTCGCGTCGCAACAACTTCACCACCGGCCGCATCTACTCCGACGTGCTGCGTAAAGAACGCCGCGGCGACTATCTGGGTGCGACCGTGCAGGTCATTCCGCACATCACCAACGCGATCAAAGAGCGCATCATCGAAGGCGGCGAAGGCCACGATGTGGTGCTGGTGGAAATCGGCGGCACCGTCGGCGATATCGAATCGCTGCCGTTCCTCGAAGCCATTCGTCAGATGGCGGTGGAAGTGGGCCGTGAGCACACCCTGTACATGCACCTGACGCTGGTGCCGTACATGGCGGCGGCCGGCGAAGTGAAAACCAAGCCGACCCAGCATTCCGTAAAAGAGCTGCTTTCCATCGGTATTCAGCCGGATGTGCTGATTTGCCGTTCCGATCGCGCGGTTCCTGCTAACGAACGCGCTAAAATCGCGCTTTTCTGCAACGTGCCGGAAAAAGCGGTTATCTCTCTGAAAGACGTTGATTCTATTTATAAAATCCCAGGCCTATTGAAATCTCAGGGGCTGGACGATTATATTTGTAAACGATTCAGCTTGAACGCACCGGAAGCCAACCTGGCCGAATGGGAACAGGTGATCTACGAAGAAGCCAATCCGGGCGGCGAAGTGACCATCGGTATGGTCGGCAAATACGTTGAGCTGCCGGACGCCTACAAGTCGGTGATCGAAGCGCTGAAGCACGGTGGGCTGAAAAACCGTCTGACCGTGAACATCAAGCTGATCGATTCGCAGGACGTGGAAACCCGCGGCGTGGAAGTGCTGAAAGGGCTGGACGCGATCCTGATCCCGGGCGGCTTCGGCTACCGCGGCGTGGAAGGCAAAGTGATGACCGCACGCTATGCGCGCGAGAACAACATTCCTTACCTGGGCATTTGCCTGGGCATGCAGGTGGCGTTGATGGAGTTCGCTCGCAACGTGGCGGGCATGGAGAACGCCAACTCCACCGAGTTTATGCCAGACTGTAAGTACCCGGTGGTAGCGTTGATCACCGAATGGCGCGACGAAGAAGGCAACGTCGAAGTACGTAGCGAAGAAAGCGATTTGGGCGGCACGATGCGCGTAGGTGGCCAACAGTGCAACCTGAGCGACAACAGCCTGGTGCGCCAGCTGTACGGCGAACCGACCATTGTCGAGCGTCACCGTCACCGTTACGAAGTTAACAACATGCTGTTGAAGCAGATCGAAGCCGCAGGGCTGCGTGTCGCCGGTCGTTCCGCCGACAACAAGCTGGTCGAGATCATTGAACTGCCGAATCACCCGTGGTTTGTAGCCTGTCAGTTCCACCCGGAATTTACGTCTACGCCGCGTGATGGGCATCCGCTGTTCGCCGGCTTCGTGAAAGCCGCAGGCGAGCATCAGAAGCGCCAGGTGAAATAA
- the rlmD gene encoding 23S rRNA (uracil(1939)-C(5))-methyltransferase RlmD — translation MAQFYSPKRRVTTRQSSQIFTVTVSDLDPFGQGVARHDGKAVFVPGVLPGEQAEIQLTEDKRQFAKGKLKRLLSRSPQRVAPRCPHFGVCGGCQQQHADEGLQQQSKAAALVRMIARETGVTPQQEPVIAGPEYGYRRRARLSLAWQPKLQRLMMGFRQAASSELVAVEHCPVLRPELEQLLAPVRACLSGLQAVRRLGHVELVLADNGPLLVLRHLDALKEADRQALLAFGERENVAVYLAPDSDRVEKLCGDTPYYQVDGLRLDFSPRDFIQVNDAVNQQMVAQALEWLDIQPNDRVLDLFCGMGNFTLPLARRAAAVVGIEGVATLVANGQYNAHKNKLNNASFFHENLEDDVARQPWAAQGFDKVMLDPARAGAAGVMSHIVKLAPARVVYVSCNPTTLARDSKVLLSAGYRLARVRMLDMFPHTGHLESMALFINERAPEVAAK, via the coding sequence ATGGCGCAATTCTACTCTCCCAAACGCCGCGTGACGACCCGGCAGAGCTCACAAATCTTCACCGTGACGGTGAGCGATCTCGATCCTTTCGGCCAGGGCGTGGCGCGCCACGACGGCAAAGCGGTGTTCGTGCCGGGCGTATTGCCGGGCGAGCAGGCGGAAATCCAGCTGACCGAAGACAAGCGCCAGTTCGCCAAAGGCAAACTCAAGCGTTTGCTGAGCCGCAGCCCGCAACGGGTGGCACCGCGCTGCCCGCATTTTGGCGTGTGCGGCGGTTGCCAGCAGCAGCATGCGGATGAGGGGCTGCAACAGCAGAGCAAGGCAGCGGCGCTGGTGCGCATGATCGCCCGCGAAACCGGAGTGACCCCGCAGCAGGAGCCGGTGATCGCCGGCCCGGAATACGGCTATCGCCGCCGTGCCCGCCTGAGCCTGGCGTGGCAGCCCAAGCTGCAGCGCCTGATGATGGGCTTTCGGCAGGCGGCCTCCAGCGAGCTGGTGGCGGTGGAGCACTGCCCGGTGCTGCGGCCGGAGCTGGAACAGCTGCTGGCGCCGGTGCGCGCCTGTCTGAGCGGGCTGCAGGCGGTGCGGCGGCTGGGGCATGTGGAGCTGGTGCTGGCGGACAACGGCCCGCTGCTGGTGCTGCGCCATCTCGACGCGCTGAAAGAGGCGGATCGGCAGGCGCTGTTGGCGTTTGGCGAGCGGGAAAACGTCGCCGTTTATCTGGCACCGGACAGCGATCGCGTGGAGAAACTGTGCGGTGACACGCCGTATTATCAGGTTGACGGGCTACGCTTAGACTTCAGTCCGCGCGACTTTATTCAGGTCAATGACGCCGTAAACCAACAAATGGTGGCGCAGGCCCTTGAATGGCTCGATATTCAACCCAATGATCGGGTGCTGGACCTGTTCTGCGGCATGGGTAACTTCACCCTGCCGTTGGCGCGCCGCGCCGCTGCGGTGGTGGGCATCGAAGGTGTTGCCACGCTGGTAGCGAATGGGCAATATAATGCACATAAGAATAAGCTGAATAATGCGTCGTTCTTCCACGAGAATCTGGAGGACGACGTTGCGCGGCAACCTTGGGCAGCACAAGGGTTTGATAAGGTGATGCTGGATCCCGCCCGCGCCGGTGCGGCCGGGGTGATGTCACACATTGTAAAACTGGCGCCGGCGCGGGTGGTGTATGTTTCCTGTAACCCCACCACGCTGGCTCGCGACAGCAAAGTGCTGTTGAGCGCCGGTTATCGTCTTGCGCGCGTGCGGATGTTGGATATGTTTCCGCACACGGGGCATCTTGAATCAATGGCGCTGTTTATCAACGAGCGCGCGCCAGAGGTCGCTGCAAAGTAG
- the relA gene encoding GTP diphosphokinase, which yields MVAVRSAHLNTAGEFALDEWIAGLGLPNPQSCERLAATWRYCEQQTQNHPDASLLLWRGLEMVEILSTLSMDNDSMRAALLFPLVDAGIVQEETLTEAFGNGIVALVHGVRDMDAIRQLKATQNDSMASEQVDNVRRMLLAMVEDFRCVVIKLAERIAHLREVKDAPEDERVLAAKECSNIYAPLANRLGIGQLKWELEDFCFRYLHPEEYKRIAKLLHERRIDREQFIDDFVAGLRAEMASEGIRVEIYGRPKHIYSIWRKMQKKHLAFDELFDVRAVRIVAERLQDCYAALGIVHTHFRHLPDEFDDYVANPKPNGYQSIHTVVLGPRGKTVEIQIRTRQMHEDAELGVAAHWKYKEGAGVTVRSGYEERIAWLRKLIAWQEEMADSGEMLDEVRSQVFDDRVYVFTPKGDVVDLPAGSTPLDFAYHIHSDVGHRCIGAKIGGRIVPFTYQLKMGDQIEIITQKQPNPSRDWLNPNLGYVTTSRGRSKIHNWFRKQDRDKNILAGRQMLDNELEHLGISLKEAEKLLIPRYNMNSLDEVLAAIGGGDIRLNQMVNYLQGKFNKPSAEEQDREALRQLVQQKAPPPTRNKDNGRVVVEGVGNLMHHIARCCQPIPGDDIVGFITQGRGISIHRADCDQLVDLQSHAPERIVDAVWGESYSSGYSLVVRVMANDRSGLLRDITTILANEKVNVLGVASRSDTKKQLATIDMDIEIYNQQVLSRVLAKLNQLPDVIDAKRLHGN from the coding sequence ATGGTTGCGGTAAGAAGTGCACATCTGAATACGGCGGGTGAGTTCGCTCTCGATGAGTGGATAGCCGGCTTGGGGCTACCTAACCCGCAGTCATGTGAGCGATTGGCCGCAACCTGGCGTTATTGTGAGCAGCAGACCCAGAATCACCCCGACGCCTCGCTGCTGCTGTGGCGAGGTCTGGAGATGGTGGAAATCCTCTCGACGCTGAGCATGGACAACGACAGCATGCGCGCTGCGCTGCTGTTCCCGCTGGTGGACGCCGGCATCGTGCAGGAAGAGACCCTGACCGAAGCGTTCGGCAACGGCATCGTCGCGCTGGTGCACGGCGTGCGCGACATGGACGCCATTCGCCAACTGAAAGCCACCCAAAACGACTCGATGGCCTCCGAACAGGTCGACAACGTGCGCCGCATGCTGTTGGCGATGGTGGAGGATTTCCGCTGCGTGGTCATCAAGCTGGCGGAGCGCATCGCTCACCTGCGCGAGGTGAAAGACGCGCCGGAAGACGAACGCGTGCTGGCGGCGAAAGAGTGTTCCAACATCTACGCCCCGCTGGCCAACCGGCTCGGCATCGGCCAACTGAAGTGGGAGCTGGAAGATTTCTGCTTCCGCTACCTGCATCCGGAAGAATACAAGCGCATCGCCAAGCTGTTGCATGAGCGCCGCATCGATCGCGAACAGTTCATCGACGACTTCGTCGCCGGGCTGCGCGCCGAAATGGCCAGCGAAGGCATTCGGGTGGAGATCTACGGCCGGCCGAAACACATCTACAGCATCTGGCGCAAGATGCAGAAAAAACATCTGGCGTTCGACGAACTGTTCGACGTGCGCGCGGTGCGCATCGTGGCGGAGCGCCTGCAGGATTGCTACGCGGCGTTGGGCATCGTGCATACCCACTTCCGCCATTTGCCGGACGAGTTCGACGACTACGTCGCCAACCCGAAACCCAACGGCTACCAGTCGATCCACACCGTGGTGCTGGGGCCGCGCGGCAAAACCGTCGAGATTCAGATCCGCACCCGGCAAATGCATGAAGACGCCGAGCTGGGCGTGGCCGCGCACTGGAAGTACAAAGAGGGCGCAGGCGTAACCGTGCGCTCCGGCTACGAAGAACGCATCGCCTGGCTGCGTAAGCTCATCGCCTGGCAGGAAGAGATGGCGGACTCCGGCGAGATGCTCGACGAAGTGCGCAGCCAGGTGTTCGACGATCGGGTGTATGTGTTTACGCCAAAAGGCGACGTGGTGGATCTGCCGGCCGGCTCCACGCCGCTCGATTTCGCTTACCACATTCACAGCGACGTCGGTCACCGCTGTATCGGCGCCAAGATCGGCGGCCGCATCGTGCCGTTTACCTATCAGCTGAAGATGGGCGATCAGATTGAGATCATCACCCAGAAACAGCCAAACCCGAGCCGCGACTGGCTGAACCCGAACCTGGGCTATGTGACCACCAGCCGCGGGCGCTCGAAGATCCACAACTGGTTCCGCAAGCAGGACCGCGACAAGAACATTCTCGCCGGCCGCCAGATGTTGGACAACGAACTGGAACACCTCGGCATCAGCCTGAAAGAGGCTGAGAAGCTGTTGATCCCACGCTACAACATGAACTCGCTGGACGAGGTGTTGGCGGCGATCGGCGGTGGGGACATTCGCCTGAACCAGATGGTGAATTACCTGCAGGGCAAGTTCAACAAGCCGAGCGCCGAAGAGCAGGATCGCGAGGCGCTGCGCCAGCTGGTGCAGCAGAAAGCGCCGCCGCCGACCCGCAACAAGGATAACGGCCGAGTGGTAGTGGAGGGCGTGGGCAACCTGATGCACCATATCGCCCGCTGCTGCCAGCCGATCCCGGGTGACGACATCGTCGGCTTTATCACCCAGGGGCGCGGCATCTCGATCCACCGTGCGGACTGCGATCAACTGGTCGATTTGCAATCGCATGCGCCGGAACGCATCGTCGATGCGGTGTGGGGCGAAAGCTACTCCAGCGGTTATTCGTTAGTGGTGCGCGTGATGGCCAACGATCGCAGCGGGTTGCTGCGTGACATTACCACCATTTTGGCCAACGAAAAGGTCAACGTGCTGGGCGTCGCCAGCCGCAGCGACACCAAGAAGCAGCTGGCCACCATCGACATGGATATCGAAATCTACAACCAGCAGGTGCTGAGCCGGGTGCTGGCGAAGCTGAACCAGCTGCCGGACGTGATAGACGCCAAACGTCTGCACGGTAACTAA